Proteins from one Streptomyces sp. NBC_00390 genomic window:
- a CDS encoding DEAD/DEAH box helicase yields MTADASAPDVLDRLDPVLLHHIVNSLGWPDLRPLQREAIAPVMDGDDAVLLAPTAGGKTEAACFPVLSAMAQHKWTGTSVLYLCPLKALLNNLVIRVDSYAQWLGRRAALWHGDTKQSQRQRIRTERPDILLTTPESLEAMLIGVKTDHAHLLGSVRAVVVDEVHAFAGDDRGWHLLAVLERLERVTGRPIQRIGLSATVGNPQYLLGWLQGAGQGKRPGRVIAPGLDLAASAAKSRPAGEVELDYVGSLENAAKLVAALHRGEKRLVFCESRRQVEELGAALRAREVTVFLSHASLSIDERTRSEQAFAEARDCVIVSTSTLELGIDVGDLDRVVQIDSPATVASFLQRIGRTGRRADTIRNCLFLTTRKETLLQAAGLLTLWGRGWVEPVVAPPEPRHLAAQQLLAVTLQQHKLGDRLWAEQWNGLAPFDSSAAPILRHLLDEGFLDEDGGLMFVGPEAERRFGKRHFIELTASFTAPPQFTVLSGRTEIGRTDPSVLTEERPGPRRLLLGGRSWQVTFIDWVRKRVFVEPADGGGIAKWMNGGVAGLTYAITRAMRDVLLGANPPVALTRRAEACLAQQREDEAPDTVHPGGTLVTRVGDDVRWWTWAGYRANSTLAATLPSIADPVQRPSDSWVRLREDLTPALWRVARESAGDALVLPDVDRRAVRGLKFSAALPERLAVATVAARLADFEGARAALMEPVRFHHGGAGGEGGGALIPS; encoded by the coding sequence ATGACAGCGGACGCAAGCGCACCGGACGTACTCGACAGACTCGACCCCGTCCTGCTGCACCACATCGTCAACAGCCTAGGCTGGCCCGACCTGCGGCCGCTGCAACGAGAAGCGATCGCGCCCGTCATGGACGGCGACGACGCCGTGCTGCTCGCCCCAACGGCCGGCGGCAAGACCGAGGCCGCCTGCTTCCCGGTGCTGTCGGCCATGGCACAACACAAGTGGACCGGCACTTCGGTGCTCTACCTGTGCCCGCTCAAGGCGCTCCTCAACAACCTCGTCATACGCGTCGACTCCTACGCGCAGTGGCTGGGCCGGCGGGCCGCCCTCTGGCACGGCGACACCAAGCAGTCCCAACGGCAGCGCATCCGTACCGAGCGGCCGGACATCCTGCTCACTACGCCGGAATCTCTCGAAGCCATGCTCATCGGCGTCAAGACCGACCATGCGCACCTGCTGGGCAGTGTGCGAGCCGTCGTCGTCGATGAGGTGCACGCATTCGCAGGCGACGACCGGGGCTGGCATCTGCTCGCTGTACTGGAACGACTGGAGCGGGTCACCGGCAGGCCCATCCAACGGATCGGACTGTCGGCGACGGTGGGAAATCCGCAGTATCTGCTCGGCTGGCTCCAAGGCGCAGGCCAGGGGAAGCGTCCGGGCCGGGTCATTGCTCCTGGCCTTGACTTGGCAGCTTCGGCGGCCAAGTCCCGCCCTGCAGGCGAGGTCGAGCTGGACTACGTCGGGTCGCTGGAGAACGCGGCCAAACTCGTCGCCGCACTCCACCGCGGCGAGAAGCGGCTTGTCTTCTGCGAGTCCCGCCGACAGGTCGAAGAGCTCGGCGCCGCGCTGCGAGCTCGCGAAGTGACCGTGTTCCTGTCCCACGCCTCTCTCTCCATTGATGAGCGGACCCGCTCGGAGCAGGCGTTCGCCGAGGCACGCGACTGCGTCATCGTCTCCACGTCCACCCTGGAACTCGGCATCGACGTCGGCGACTTGGACCGGGTCGTCCAGATCGACTCGCCTGCCACCGTCGCCTCGTTCCTGCAACGCATCGGACGTACAGGCCGCCGGGCAGACACCATCCGCAACTGCCTCTTCCTCACCACACGTAAGGAAACCTTGCTCCAGGCGGCCGGACTGCTCACCCTGTGGGGCCGCGGCTGGGTGGAACCGGTTGTTGCGCCGCCCGAACCGCGCCACCTCGCCGCGCAGCAGCTCCTCGCCGTCACCCTCCAACAGCACAAGCTCGGAGACCGGTTGTGGGCCGAGCAATGGAACGGGCTCGCTCCCTTTGACAGCTCGGCAGCCCCGATTCTGCGCCACTTGCTCGATGAAGGCTTCCTCGACGAGGACGGCGGACTGATGTTCGTCGGACCCGAAGCGGAGCGCCGCTTCGGCAAACGGCACTTCATCGAACTGACAGCGTCCTTCACGGCGCCGCCCCAGTTCACCGTCCTGTCCGGGCGTACGGAAATCGGCCGGACCGACCCGTCCGTTCTCACTGAGGAACGGCCAGGGCCGAGGCGGCTGCTGCTGGGCGGACGCAGTTGGCAGGTCACATTCATCGACTGGGTGCGCAAGCGCGTCTTCGTCGAGCCCGCCGACGGAGGCGGAATCGCCAAGTGGATGAACGGCGGCGTCGCCGGCCTGACCTACGCAATCACGCGCGCCATGCGTGACGTACTACTCGGAGCCAACCCGCCGGTGGCGCTCACCAGGCGCGCGGAGGCGTGCTTGGCTCAGCAACGCGAGGACGAAGCACCGGACACCGTGCACCCGGGCGGAACGTTGGTCACACGGGTCGGTGATGACGTGCGTTGGTGGACATGGGCGGGATATCGGGCCAACTCCACCCTCGCCGCCACCCTTCCGTCGATCGCCGACCCCGTGCAGCGACCGAGTGACAGCTGGGTACGACTGCGTGAGGATCTGACCCCTGCTCTCTGGCGTGTGGCCCGCGAGAGTGCGGGTGACGCGCTAGTGCTCCCCGACGTGGACCGGCGCGCAGTGCGCGGCCTCAAGTTCTCGGCAGCGCTCCCGGAGCGACTTGCCGTCGCCACGGTGGCCGCACGGCTGGCGGACTTCGAGGGAGCGCGGGCAGCGCTGATGGAACCTGTTCGCTTTCATCACGGGGGTGCAGGCGGTGAAGGCGGGGGCGCGCTGATACCCAGCTGA
- the brxD gene encoding BREX system ATP-binding protein BrxD, whose translation MSTTGPQRPVQVSAARRRSVIDALRRGAVPESGLDLLATGLDRFEAALDAELAAVESGSSMFKAVRGEYGSGKTFFTRWLGERAKRRNFAVAEIQISENETPLHRLETVYRRLTERLTTSSFPPSALRPVIDAWFYALEEDALAGGATEDELPQEVEKLLVARLSEVSRHAPSFAAALRGYRTALADGDEATAAAVLAWLGGQPHVAASARRAAGVRGDLDHFGALGFLQGLLTVLRDSGHNGLFVVLDEVETLQRVRSDARDKALNALRQLIDEVHSGRFPGLYLVITGTPAFYDGQQGVQRLAPLSQRLATDFTTDPRFDNPRAVQVRLPGFTQESLVGLGSTIRDLYAAGAEAPERIGALVDDVYVADLATAVGGALGGKVGVAPRLFLKKLVGDVLDRVDQFEDFDPRQHYKLTVASSELTDVERNLAAAVSGPSASADDIELDV comes from the coding sequence GTGAGCACCACCGGACCTCAACGCCCTGTCCAGGTGAGCGCGGCCCGCCGCCGCTCGGTCATCGACGCCCTGCGGCGCGGAGCCGTCCCTGAGAGCGGGCTCGACCTGCTCGCCACCGGCCTCGACCGCTTCGAGGCGGCGCTCGACGCGGAGCTGGCAGCGGTCGAATCCGGCTCGTCGATGTTCAAGGCGGTGCGCGGTGAGTACGGCTCCGGCAAGACCTTCTTCACCCGGTGGCTGGGTGAGCGGGCCAAGCGGCGCAACTTCGCGGTGGCCGAGATCCAGATCTCCGAGAACGAGACGCCGCTGCACAGGCTGGAGACCGTCTACCGGCGGCTGACAGAGCGCCTGACCACGTCCAGCTTCCCACCCAGCGCCCTGCGGCCGGTCATCGACGCCTGGTTCTACGCCCTCGAGGAAGATGCCCTCGCCGGCGGTGCCACCGAGGACGAGCTGCCCCAGGAGGTCGAGAAGCTGCTCGTGGCCCGGCTGTCCGAGGTTTCCCGGCACGCGCCCTCGTTCGCCGCCGCACTGCGTGGCTACCGGACAGCCCTCGCCGACGGGGACGAGGCGACCGCCGCGGCCGTGCTGGCATGGCTCGGTGGACAGCCGCACGTCGCCGCGTCCGCCCGCCGGGCGGCCGGAGTACGCGGCGACCTCGACCACTTCGGGGCGCTCGGGTTCCTGCAAGGCCTCCTCACCGTGCTCCGGGACTCCGGGCACAACGGGCTCTTCGTCGTACTCGACGAGGTGGAGACGCTGCAGCGGGTCCGCTCCGACGCACGGGACAAGGCGCTCAACGCACTGCGGCAGCTCATCGACGAGGTGCATTCCGGGCGATTCCCCGGCCTGTACCTCGTGATCACCGGCACGCCCGCCTTCTACGACGGACAGCAGGGCGTGCAGCGGCTGGCGCCACTGTCTCAGCGCCTCGCCACCGACTTCACCACCGACCCGCGATTCGACAATCCACGCGCTGTGCAGGTCCGGCTTCCCGGATTCACGCAAGAGTCGCTCGTCGGGCTCGGAAGCACCATCCGTGACCTCTACGCGGCGGGGGCCGAGGCACCCGAGCGGATCGGAGCCCTCGTGGATGATGTTTACGTCGCCGACCTGGCGACAGCAGTCGGCGGGGCGCTCGGCGGCAAGGTCGGCGTCGCGCCCAGGCTGTTCCTCAAGAAGCTCGTCGGTGATGTGCTCGACCGAGTGGACCAGTTCGAGGACTTCGACCCACGACAGCACTACAAGCTGACGGTGGCCAGCAGCGAACTCACCGATGTGGAACGGAACCTCGCAGCCGCAGTATCAGGCCCCTCCGCGTCCGCCGATGACATCGAGCTGGATGTCTGA
- a CDS encoding GmrSD restriction endonuclease domain-containing protein: MAALDNVKLKDVLVEVSSGVLQLPDFQRDWKWDDDRIRAIIATVTLDYPLGVVMTLQTGGATRFRSRTLTGARPEGDPKPELLLLDGQQRLTSLFQALCLDVPVETSDARGKPIQRWYYIDIAKAVGPPSERDEAIVSVPADKVLRTDFNRTVVLDLRRVEDECAAGLFPLHFVFDAQRVNTWKKAYIKANEDRNWDLWGQFDDLVLQQVRTFQVPMIRLAASTSMDAVCAVFERVNTGGVPLNVFELLTATYAGDQEYVDRTGDYYQLPGVWREIKHALATKYPVFGRLESGLENGLSSSDFLQAIALVRTWERKQTGIGTAVSCKRRDLLDLPLADFVRLAPQVADAFAWVGDFLERQCIVRSNDLPYKTQLVPLAAVRAILREETERLAAEQMIEQWYWCGVLGEMYGGSTETRFTRDVEQLVPWIRREDRAPDTVVDAFFFADRLDNLTTRNSAAYKGIYALLIKQGAVDWHFTGAPLSPGRLDEYSVNIRQIFPKAWFRRSNSQGLPENSIVNKTPLSYRASMDMNGAPATYLPTLITASDMRPEWFDDVLATHLIDPEALRDNDYERFYHDRSKQLQDLVHVAMGKRTMLRDLPEGDAR; this comes from the coding sequence GTGGCAGCGCTCGACAACGTGAAACTCAAGGACGTGCTGGTGGAGGTCTCCTCCGGGGTGCTCCAACTGCCGGACTTCCAGCGGGACTGGAAGTGGGACGACGACCGTATCCGGGCGATCATCGCCACGGTCACGCTCGACTATCCGCTCGGCGTCGTCATGACGCTGCAGACGGGCGGCGCGACCCGCTTCCGCTCACGAACCCTCACCGGGGCGCGGCCCGAGGGCGATCCCAAGCCCGAGCTCCTGTTGCTGGACGGGCAGCAGCGGCTCACCTCACTTTTCCAGGCCTTATGCCTCGATGTCCCGGTGGAGACCTCGGACGCCCGGGGCAAGCCCATCCAGCGCTGGTACTACATCGACATCGCCAAGGCGGTCGGTCCGCCGTCGGAGCGCGACGAGGCGATCGTGTCGGTGCCCGCGGACAAGGTGCTCCGCACCGACTTCAACCGCACGGTGGTGCTCGACCTGCGCAGGGTCGAGGACGAGTGCGCGGCGGGGCTCTTCCCTCTCCACTTCGTCTTCGACGCCCAGCGGGTGAACACCTGGAAGAAGGCGTACATCAAGGCCAACGAGGACAGGAACTGGGACCTGTGGGGCCAGTTCGACGACCTGGTCCTCCAGCAGGTCCGCACCTTCCAGGTGCCGATGATCCGGCTGGCCGCCTCCACTTCCATGGACGCCGTATGCGCCGTGTTCGAACGGGTCAACACGGGCGGTGTGCCCCTCAACGTCTTCGAGCTGCTCACCGCCACCTACGCCGGCGACCAGGAGTATGTGGACCGCACCGGCGACTACTACCAGCTACCGGGGGTGTGGCGCGAGATCAAGCATGCTCTCGCGACCAAGTACCCGGTGTTCGGGCGTCTGGAGAGTGGCCTCGAGAACGGCCTCAGCAGCAGCGACTTCCTCCAGGCCATCGCGCTGGTCCGCACTTGGGAGCGGAAGCAGACGGGCATCGGCACCGCCGTGTCGTGCAAGCGGCGGGACCTGCTGGACCTCCCCCTGGCCGACTTCGTGCGCCTGGCCCCCCAGGTCGCCGACGCCTTCGCCTGGGTGGGCGACTTCCTGGAGCGGCAGTGCATCGTCCGCTCCAACGATCTGCCCTACAAGACGCAGCTCGTGCCGCTGGCCGCCGTCCGCGCCATCCTGCGCGAGGAGACGGAACGTCTGGCGGCTGAGCAGATGATCGAGCAGTGGTACTGGTGCGGGGTGCTCGGGGAGATGTACGGGGGCTCCACAGAGACACGCTTCACCCGTGACGTCGAGCAGCTCGTGCCCTGGATCCGACGGGAGGACCGCGCGCCCGACACCGTCGTGGACGCGTTCTTCTTCGCCGACCGACTCGACAACCTCACCACGCGAAACAGCGCCGCTTACAAGGGGATCTACGCCCTGCTGATCAAACAGGGCGCGGTGGACTGGCACTTCACTGGCGCTCCACTCAGCCCGGGGAGGCTGGACGAGTACAGCGTGAACATCCGGCAGATCTTCCCCAAGGCATGGTTCCGGCGGAGCAACAGCCAGGGCCTGCCGGAGAACTCGATCGTGAACAAGACTCCACTGTCCTACCGCGCCTCGATGGACATGAACGGAGCACCGGCCACCTACCTGCCAACGCTGATCACTGCCTCCGACATGCGCCCCGAGTGGTTCGACGATGTGCTCGCCACCCACCTGATCGACCCGGAGGCCCTGCGCGACAACGACTACGAGCGCTTCTACCACGACCGCTCCAAGCAGTTGCAGGACCTGGTGCACGTCGCCATGGGCAAGCGGACCATGCTCCGTGACCTCCCGGAGGGCGACGCCCGATGA
- a CDS encoding CBS domain-containing protein, with translation MTTRPSETDITSLKGRTVPVQDILDLFQVRVRDHRSVHLISQALTDAGLTTLPDFAVCGPRRSVDVVPIAAVPAQATPPNETVDEDEEALPSHALPQRLLLGDIPSARRGAVCVGPGTPLAQATFLMRTEGVPQIPVTTGMAQIHGVVTWRSVARMYEAGKPPTLDNAMEKDSLPLADARQEFFAALPVIREHGYLLVRGNDGCLSGIVTAADVTERFEGSARPFFIVGEIESLLRRCLGAALDQEAVKAVQTNKKAEHRTGQVSDLMFGDYLKLLDGDQTKQSMAERADVNWTALNWQSMPREQFIGRLKRVKDIRNRIAHFDEKPLPKQMIDELTTFAKVLREFVS, from the coding sequence ATGACTACCAGGCCGAGCGAAACGGACATCACCTCGCTCAAGGGCAGGACCGTGCCCGTGCAGGACATCCTCGACCTGTTCCAGGTCAGGGTCCGCGACCACCGGTCGGTGCACCTGATCTCGCAGGCGCTGACGGACGCCGGACTGACGACGCTGCCGGACTTCGCCGTCTGCGGCCCGCGCCGCAGCGTCGACGTGGTGCCGATCGCCGCTGTCCCCGCCCAGGCCACGCCGCCGAACGAGACGGTGGACGAAGACGAGGAGGCGCTGCCCTCCCATGCCCTCCCGCAGCGTCTGCTTCTCGGCGACATCCCGTCGGCCCGGCGCGGTGCGGTGTGCGTCGGCCCCGGTACGCCCCTGGCGCAGGCCACGTTCCTGATGCGCACCGAAGGCGTCCCGCAGATTCCGGTGACCACCGGCATGGCACAGATCCACGGGGTGGTCACCTGGCGATCCGTGGCCAGGATGTACGAGGCGGGCAAACCGCCGACGCTGGACAACGCGATGGAGAAGGACTCGCTGCCGCTCGCCGACGCACGCCAGGAGTTCTTCGCCGCGCTGCCCGTCATTCGCGAGCACGGCTATCTGCTGGTACGCGGCAACGACGGCTGCTTGTCAGGCATCGTCACCGCCGCGGACGTCACGGAGCGCTTCGAGGGCTCGGCACGGCCCTTCTTCATCGTCGGAGAGATCGAGTCCCTGCTGCGCCGCTGCCTGGGGGCGGCGCTGGACCAGGAGGCCGTGAAGGCGGTCCAGACGAACAAGAAGGCCGAGCACCGCACCGGTCAGGTGTCTGACCTGATGTTCGGCGACTACCTGAAACTTCTGGACGGTGACCAGACGAAGCAGTCGATGGCCGAGCGCGCGGACGTCAATTGGACGGCCTTGAACTGGCAGAGCATGCCCCGGGAGCAGTTCATCGGCAGGCTGAAGCGGGTGAAGGACATCCGCAACCGCATCGCCCACTTCGACGAGAAGCCGCTCCCGAAGCAGATGATCGACGAGCTGACGACCTTCGCGAAGGTACTGCGGGAGTTCGTGTCCTGA
- the pglZ gene encoding BREX-2 system phosphatase PglZ, giving the protein MSTTTAAAVPGAVRLNTATVTQYLSSQASLAASLTTGSGGKRRAVLLRSTPQWDGSAEPAWGEGLTARVAVAPSPLAVHELVLDHLAEKATGPAVLVVLTDREQHELDPAILARVHKWRIDTVDSWDVVREAFGADTIDGRLRNISWAAEALLDATPPGGWPEVPGGWLTRQHALTSLALRRLRIGRYDTDGGSRRPGDDRLDAHTLLHWSLSPGGPERLLDLRGPERAGMTEFLGEEDQAGLAGRALLALVHAEHGTDAVAFGLVCAALWLHAEPDAATYQSRGRAERYLGEQPPAQGDELDALVSVFARTAEEYTGALLATASRRGGTDTDAAREARRLTTTVLDRASSLARQFGAESAVEASPVMAGGLEARFTAVGRALATGHPQAAADAIRSLEGHLRASDPDEHARVERARMGQRLARWLAAAPATESDNVSAGIRRHLSETGWVDQALEHIEAGGDPDPVLKSAYDTLGTRVRDRRRDIDRAFARTLALWTESGTQSGSMLTVENFLDRIVKPVVQHDPGRRVMLLVLDGMSAAIATELGEELRRSWAEFDPMPDGAPHRRAMAAALPTLTAVSRTSLFAGTLMKGTQADETRLFPAHKWWGGAPAAVFHKDDLRTESAGDTFGPALTAALDDGRTHVAVVLNTIDDKLAKEQKLGNGAWHVDDIGMLRDLMRVAATQGMAVIITSDHGHVVDRHGVKADATDPGSARHRLPDGLMAEREVALSGPRVVWPEPGASIVALWDADSRYTALKAGYHGGASLAEFTIPVLAFLPFNAVAPKGWRELGDQRPEWWTLAPSAPARPQPVQPPASVAKKTSVKPKKSQAEIARTHDSLFDVTLAPGGDDTIVEPQLVSPDETLVTGLLASDTYQAQTGLLARKPPQEQVKKALAALLEAGGTLPATALAQRIGLPPTRGDGFAAVLRQLLNYDGVQVLETLPDGRTLRLHVALLREQFALVGG; this is encoded by the coding sequence ATGAGCACTACCACTGCCGCCGCCGTACCGGGCGCGGTCCGGTTGAACACCGCGACCGTCACCCAGTATCTGTCGTCCCAGGCGTCCCTCGCCGCCTCCCTCACCACCGGGAGCGGCGGCAAGCGGCGCGCCGTGCTGCTGCGGTCCACCCCGCAGTGGGACGGGTCCGCCGAGCCCGCGTGGGGCGAGGGCCTGACCGCGCGTGTGGCGGTCGCGCCGTCCCCGCTCGCCGTGCATGAGCTGGTGCTCGACCACCTCGCCGAGAAAGCCACCGGCCCGGCGGTGCTCGTGGTGCTCACCGACCGCGAGCAGCACGAACTCGACCCGGCCATCCTCGCCCGCGTCCACAAGTGGCGCATAGACACCGTCGACAGCTGGGACGTGGTGCGCGAGGCGTTCGGCGCGGACACGATCGACGGCAGGCTGCGGAACATCAGCTGGGCGGCCGAGGCCCTGCTCGACGCCACACCGCCCGGCGGCTGGCCCGAAGTCCCCGGCGGCTGGCTGACCCGCCAGCACGCACTCACCTCGCTCGCCCTGCGGCGCCTGCGCATCGGCCGGTACGACACCGACGGCGGCTCCCGCCGCCCCGGCGACGACCGACTCGACGCGCACACCCTGCTGCACTGGTCGCTCAGCCCTGGCGGACCGGAACGCCTCCTGGACCTGCGTGGGCCCGAACGCGCAGGCATGACCGAGTTCCTCGGTGAGGAGGACCAGGCGGGCCTCGCGGGCCGGGCTCTGCTGGCACTTGTCCACGCCGAACACGGCACCGACGCCGTGGCCTTCGGCCTCGTGTGCGCCGCACTGTGGCTGCACGCCGAACCCGACGCCGCCACCTACCAGAGCAGAGGCCGGGCCGAGCGGTACCTCGGTGAGCAGCCACCCGCGCAGGGGGACGAGCTGGACGCACTGGTGTCCGTCTTCGCCCGCACCGCCGAGGAGTACACCGGCGCGCTCCTCGCCACCGCGTCACGCCGCGGCGGCACCGATACCGACGCGGCGCGTGAGGCACGCCGGCTCACCACGACCGTGCTCGACAGGGCGTCCTCGCTGGCCCGCCAGTTCGGCGCGGAGTCCGCCGTCGAGGCGAGCCCCGTCATGGCCGGCGGACTCGAAGCCCGCTTCACCGCCGTGGGACGCGCCCTGGCCACAGGGCACCCCCAGGCCGCGGCCGACGCCATCCGCAGCCTCGAAGGTCATCTGCGCGCCTCCGACCCGGACGAGCACGCCCGCGTCGAGCGGGCCCGCATGGGTCAGCGGCTCGCACGCTGGCTGGCAGCCGCCCCGGCCACCGAGTCGGACAACGTCTCCGCGGGCATAAGGCGCCACCTCTCCGAGACCGGCTGGGTCGACCAGGCCCTCGAACACATCGAGGCGGGTGGCGACCCCGACCCCGTCCTGAAGTCCGCGTACGACACGCTCGGCACCCGGGTGCGTGACCGCCGGCGCGACATCGACCGCGCCTTCGCCCGCACCCTCGCGCTGTGGACCGAGTCGGGGACCCAGTCCGGCTCGATGCTGACCGTCGAGAACTTCCTCGACCGGATCGTGAAGCCCGTCGTCCAGCACGATCCCGGGCGCCGCGTGATGCTGCTCGTGCTGGACGGTATGAGTGCCGCCATCGCGACCGAACTCGGCGAGGAACTGCGCCGCTCCTGGGCCGAGTTCGATCCGATGCCGGACGGTGCCCCGCACCGGCGCGCGATGGCGGCTGCGCTGCCCACCCTCACGGCCGTGTCTCGCACGTCCCTGTTCGCGGGCACCCTGATGAAGGGGACGCAGGCCGACGAGACTCGGCTGTTCCCTGCGCACAAATGGTGGGGAGGCGCCCCTGCCGCCGTGTTCCACAAGGACGACCTGCGTACCGAGAGCGCGGGCGACACCTTCGGACCGGCGCTCACCGCGGCTTTGGACGACGGCAGGACCCACGTGGCTGTCGTCCTCAACACCATCGACGACAAACTCGCCAAGGAGCAGAAGCTCGGCAACGGCGCATGGCACGTCGACGACATCGGAATGCTCCGCGACCTCATGCGCGTCGCGGCGACCCAGGGCATGGCCGTGATCATCACCAGCGACCACGGCCACGTCGTCGACCGTCACGGCGTCAAGGCCGATGCCACCGACCCGGGGTCCGCACGCCACCGCCTGCCCGACGGCCTCATGGCCGAACGGGAAGTCGCTCTGTCCGGCCCCCGCGTGGTCTGGCCCGAGCCGGGTGCGTCGATCGTCGCCCTGTGGGACGCCGACTCCCGCTACACCGCGCTCAAGGCCGGCTACCACGGTGGTGCATCGCTCGCCGAGTTCACCATCCCGGTGCTGGCGTTCCTTCCGTTCAACGCGGTTGCCCCCAAGGGCTGGCGCGAACTGGGGGACCAGCGCCCCGAGTGGTGGACGCTCGCGCCGTCGGCACCGGCCCGCCCTCAGCCGGTGCAGCCTCCGGCTTCCGTGGCGAAGAAGACCTCCGTGAAGCCGAAGAAGAGCCAGGCCGAGATCGCGCGGACCCACGATTCGCTCTTCGACGTCACCCTGGCCCCGGGCGGCGACGACACCATCGTCGAGCCCCAGCTCGTCTCCCCGGACGAAACCCTCGTCACCGGGCTTCTCGCATCGGACACCTACCAGGCCCAGACCGGCCTTCTCGCCCGCAAACCGCCGCAGGAACAGGTCAAGAAGGCACTGGCAGCCCTGCTGGAGGCAGGCGGCACCCTCCCGGCCACCGCCCTGGCTCAGCGCATCGGCCTTCCGCCGACCCGTGGCGACGGCTTCGCCGCTGTCCTGCGCCAACTCCTCAACTATGACGGCGTACAGGTCCTGGAGACCCTGCCCGACGGGCGCACGTTGCGGCTCCATGTGGCCCTGCTGCGGGAGCAGTTCGCCCTCGTGGGCGGCTGA